In the genome of Pseudomonas sp. LBUM920, one region contains:
- the pssA gene encoding CDP-diacylglycerol--serine O-phosphatidyltransferase yields MPSFFKRSLLPKLRGFPLSPESIDVLSGADAFRRCLLEKIPQATRRIYIVALYLQQDEAGQEIYDALHAAKAARPALDIVVVVDSLRAQRGLIGAGKQPGNSAWYQAMTQRHASEVPVYGVPVQTRELFGVLHLKGFVIDDSVLYSGASLNNVYLHKFDKYRFDRYHLIHSQALADSMQHLLEHGLIASKAVHRLDLPNPPTTRSLRNDIGDLRSRLKHAAYDTTAGLLPNGHLLVSPLLGVGKNNPLNRVILELIASAQHQLTVCTPYFNLPLPVTREINRALARGVKIDIIVGDKTANDFYIPPSEPFKVIAALPYLYEISLRRFAKRHQPMIDSGQLNLHLWRDGDNTYHLKGMWVDQRYTLLTGNNLNPRAFRLDLENALLIDDPRGQWLEPRRTELAQIFQHTTRIEGYQQLQTLVDYPPAVGKFLRRVSRVRIERLLYRIL; encoded by the coding sequence ATGCCGTCGTTCTTCAAACGCTCCCTATTGCCAAAACTGCGTGGTTTCCCACTGTCTCCCGAGTCGATCGACGTGCTGTCCGGCGCCGATGCGTTTCGCCGTTGCCTGCTGGAGAAAATCCCCCAGGCCACGCGGCGCATCTACATCGTTGCGCTCTACTTGCAGCAGGATGAAGCCGGCCAGGAGATCTACGATGCCTTGCACGCCGCCAAGGCTGCACGGCCAGCGCTGGATATCGTCGTGGTGGTTGACTCGCTGCGCGCCCAGCGCGGCCTGATTGGCGCAGGCAAGCAACCCGGCAACAGTGCCTGGTACCAGGCCATGACCCAACGCCACGCCAGCGAAGTGCCGGTGTACGGCGTGCCGGTGCAGACCCGTGAACTGTTCGGCGTGTTGCACCTCAAGGGCTTTGTGATCGACGACAGCGTGCTGTACAGCGGCGCCAGCTTGAATAACGTGTACCTGCACAAGTTCGACAAGTATCGTTTTGACCGCTACCACCTGATCCACAGCCAGGCGCTGGCCGACTCGATGCAGCATTTGCTGGAGCACGGCTTGATTGCCTCCAAGGCCGTGCATCGCCTGGACCTGCCAAACCCGCCTACCACCCGCAGCCTGCGCAACGATATCGGCGATTTGCGCAGCCGCCTCAAGCATGCGGCGTATGACACCACTGCGGGGCTGTTGCCCAACGGCCACCTGTTGGTAAGCCCACTGCTCGGCGTCGGCAAGAACAACCCTCTGAACCGCGTGATCCTTGAGTTGATCGCCAGTGCCCAGCATCAGCTGACTGTCTGCACGCCGTATTTCAACCTGCCACTGCCGGTGACCCGTGAAATCAATCGCGCCCTGGCGCGTGGGGTCAAGATCGACATCATTGTTGGCGACAAAACCGCCAACGACTTTTACATCCCGCCCAGCGAGCCGTTCAAGGTGATCGCGGCGTTGCCTTATTTGTATGAAATCAGCCTGCGCCGTTTCGCCAAGCGCCATCAGCCGATGATCGACAGCGGCCAGTTGAACCTGCACCTGTGGCGCGACGGCGACAACACCTATCACCTCAAGGGTATGTGGGTTGACCAGCGCTACACCTTGCTCACCGGCAACAATCTGAACCCACGAGCATTCCGACTCGACCTGGAAAACGCGTTGCTCATCGATGACCCGCGCGGCCAATGGCTGGAGCCGCGGCGTACCGAACTGGCGCAAATTTTCCAGCACACCACGCGCATCGAAGGGTATCAGCAGCTGCAGACCCTGGTGGACTATCCGCCGGCTGTCGGCAAGTTCCTGCGACGGGTAAGCCGGGTGCGCATCGAGCGGCTGCTGTACCGCATCTTGTAA
- a CDS encoding Ku protein, translating to MPRAIWKGAISFGLVHIPVSLVSATSSQGVDFDWLDKRSMDPVGYKRINKTTGKEVTKENIVKGVAFEKGRYVVLSEDEIRSAHPKSTQTIEIIAFVASDQIPLQNIDTPYFLAPDKRGGKVYALLRETLKKTGKVALANVVLHTKQHLAALMPLESALVLVMLRWPAEVRSLDELELGSDVTQPSLAKGELDMAKRLVEDMSADWQPDEYRDSFQDKIMALVAKKAKAGKIEDVESQEGSEERKSADVIDLTELLKRSLAGKPAAKRATKKPAAKKSAKKAS from the coding sequence ATGCCAAGGGCAATCTGGAAAGGCGCGATCAGCTTCGGCTTGGTCCACATCCCGGTATCACTGGTCTCAGCCACGTCTTCCCAAGGCGTTGATTTTGACTGGCTGGACAAACGCAGCATGGACCCGGTCGGCTACAAGCGCATCAACAAGACCACCGGCAAGGAAGTCACCAAAGAGAACATCGTCAAGGGCGTAGCGTTCGAGAAAGGCCGCTACGTGGTGCTCAGCGAGGACGAAATTCGCTCGGCGCACCCCAAGTCGACCCAGACCATCGAAATCATCGCCTTTGTCGCCAGCGACCAGATCCCGCTCCAAAACATCGACACGCCCTACTTCCTGGCTCCGGATAAACGCGGCGGCAAGGTCTACGCACTGCTGCGCGAAACCCTGAAAAAAACCGGCAAGGTGGCTCTGGCCAATGTGGTGCTGCACACCAAGCAGCACCTGGCGGCATTAATGCCGCTGGAGTCGGCGCTGGTGCTGGTAATGCTGCGCTGGCCTGCCGAAGTGCGCAGCCTGGACGAACTGGAACTGGGCAGCGACGTCACCCAGCCGAGCCTGGCCAAAGGTGAGCTGGACATGGCCAAACGCCTGGTGGAGGACATGAGCGCCGACTGGCAGCCCGACGAATACCGCGACAGTTTCCAGGACAAAATCATGGCGCTGGTGGCCAAGAAGGCCAAGGCCGGCAAGATCGAAGATGTGGAGAGCCAGGAAGGCAGCGAAGAGCGCAAATCGGCGGATGTCATTGACCTCACCGAATTGCTCAAGCGCAGCCTGGCCGGCAAGCCCGCCGCCAAGCGCGCGACGAAAAAGCCTGCCGCGAAGAAATCCGCCAAAAAGGCCTCTTGA
- the ligD gene encoding DNA ligase D gives MAKPLSEYNRKRDFGITAEPAGSAPAGKRKATTLSFVIQKHDARNLHYDFRLELDGVLKSWAVPKGPSLDPTQKRLAVHVEDHPLSYGNFEGSIPAGQYGAGDVIVWDRGVWQPHEDPHKAYAAGKLKFTLVGEKLSGDWALVRTRLKGSGDKEQWLLIKEKDQQARPSDDYDIVEAEPKSVLSDASVGKPKAPAKRQKAAATKKAPVAKRADALPEQLAPQLATLVDRAPEGDWQYEIKFDGYRMLARIRDGDVRLFTRNGNDWTDRLPRQVKALQTLKLKDSWLDGEVVSLNGEGLPDFQALQNAFDIGRSLDIVYYLFDAPFLDGQDQRSAPVQERRAALKSALSASRSKLLRFSEAFAANQRDIFESACDLALEGVIGKRVGSPYVSSRNADWIKLKCRLRQEFVIIGYTRPQGSRSGFGALLLAVNDDSGLVYAGRVGTGFDQASLKAIYAQLTPLERKTSPLHIPLTSAQARGVHWVEPQLVGEVNFAEWTREGVVRQASFVALRTDKPVAQIIHELPRKATSVTKAAPKAKKVSSGVNITHPDRVIDKQSGTQKQQLADFYQGISAWILPFLQHRPVSLLRAPEGIEGEQFFQKHSERLAIPNIKQLDPALDPGHARLLEIDTTDALIGAVQMGTVELHTWGATVDKIETPDLFVLDLDPDPALPWKAMLEAAQLTLSVLDEIGLQAFVKTSGGKGLHLVVPLVRRDGWDSVKAFAKAIAQFMSAQLPERFTATSGPKNRIGKIFIDYLRNARGASTVAAYSVRARPGLPVSVPVSREELNGLRGAQQWTVANLHERLDKLKADPWAGYANRQKITKKMWDKLGAKPPA, from the coding sequence ATGGCAAAGCCCCTGAGCGAATACAACCGCAAACGTGATTTCGGGATTACCGCCGAGCCGGCCGGCAGTGCGCCCGCGGGCAAACGCAAAGCCACGACACTGTCGTTCGTGATTCAAAAACACGACGCGCGAAACCTGCATTATGACTTTCGCCTGGAGCTCGACGGCGTGCTCAAAAGCTGGGCGGTGCCCAAAGGCCCCAGCCTGGACCCCACCCAGAAACGCCTGGCGGTCCACGTTGAAGATCACCCGCTCAGCTATGGCAATTTCGAGGGCAGCATCCCGGCGGGGCAATATGGCGCGGGCGATGTGATCGTGTGGGATCGCGGTGTCTGGCAGCCCCATGAAGACCCGCACAAGGCCTACGCGGCCGGCAAACTCAAGTTCACCTTGGTCGGTGAAAAACTCTCCGGCGACTGGGCCTTGGTGCGCACCCGTCTCAAAGGCAGCGGCGACAAGGAACAGTGGCTGCTGATCAAGGAAAAGGACCAGCAGGCGCGCCCTTCCGATGACTACGACATTGTCGAGGCCGAGCCTAAAAGCGTGCTCAGCGACGCCTCGGTCGGCAAACCCAAAGCGCCGGCCAAACGCCAAAAGGCCGCGGCCACCAAAAAAGCACCCGTCGCCAAACGCGCCGATGCCCTGCCCGAGCAATTGGCCCCGCAACTGGCGACCCTGGTCGATCGCGCGCCAGAAGGTGACTGGCAATACGAAATTAAGTTCGACGGCTACCGCATGCTGGCGCGCATTCGCGACGGTGACGTGCGTCTGTTCACCCGTAATGGCAATGACTGGACCGACCGCCTGCCGCGTCAGGTCAAAGCCCTGCAAACCCTCAAACTCAAGGACAGCTGGCTCGACGGTGAGGTGGTCAGCCTCAATGGCGAGGGGTTGCCGGACTTCCAGGCGCTGCAAAATGCCTTCGACATCGGCCGCAGCCTGGACATCGTGTATTACCTGTTCGACGCGCCATTTCTCGACGGCCAGGATCAGCGCAGCGCACCGGTGCAAGAGCGCCGCGCTGCGCTCAAGTCCGCGCTGTCCGCGAGCCGCAGCAAACTGCTGCGGTTCTCCGAAGCCTTCGCCGCCAACCAGCGCGACATTTTCGAGAGCGCCTGCGACCTGGCGCTCGAGGGCGTGATCGGCAAGCGCGTCGGCAGCCCATATGTGTCGAGCCGCAATGCCGACTGGATCAAACTCAAATGTCGCTTGCGCCAGGAGTTCGTGATCATTGGCTACACGCGGCCTCAGGGTTCGCGCAGCGGCTTTGGCGCGCTGTTGCTGGCTGTCAATGACGATTCCGGGCTGGTCTATGCCGGGCGCGTCGGTACCGGGTTTGATCAGGCATCGTTGAAAGCCATCTATGCGCAGCTCACGCCCCTGGAACGCAAGACCTCGCCGCTGCACATACCGCTGACCAGCGCCCAGGCGCGCGGCGTGCATTGGGTGGAACCTCAGTTGGTTGGCGAGGTGAATTTCGCCGAGTGGACCCGCGAAGGCGTGGTGCGCCAGGCATCATTTGTTGCGTTGCGCACCGACAAGCCGGTGGCGCAGATCATTCACGAGTTGCCGCGCAAGGCCACATCCGTCACCAAGGCGGCCCCGAAGGCAAAAAAGGTCAGCAGCGGCGTGAACATCACGCACCCTGACCGGGTGATCGACAAGCAGAGTGGTACGCAAAAACAGCAATTGGCCGACTTCTATCAAGGCATCAGCGCATGGATTCTGCCGTTTCTGCAGCACCGACCGGTGTCGCTGCTGCGCGCGCCCGAAGGGATAGAGGGCGAGCAGTTCTTCCAGAAGCATTCCGAGCGCCTGGCCATTCCAAACATCAAACAGCTGGACCCGGCACTGGACCCCGGTCATGCGCGCCTGCTGGAGATCGACACCACCGACGCCCTGATCGGCGCCGTGCAGATGGGCACCGTCGAGTTGCACACCTGGGGCGCGACTGTCGACAAAATCGAAACCCCTGACCTGTTTGTGCTCGACCTTGACCCGGACCCGGCGCTGCCGTGGAAAGCCATGCTGGAGGCGGCGCAACTCACGTTGTCGGTTCTGGATGAGATTGGGCTGCAAGCGTTTGTCAAAACCAGCGGCGGTAAAGGCTTGCACCTGGTGGTGCCGCTGGTGCGCCGGGATGGTTGGGACAGCGTCAAAGCCTTTGCCAAGGCCATCGCGCAGTTCATGTCCGCGCAGTTGCCAGAACGGTTTACCGCGACGTCAGGGCCGAAAAACCGCATCGGCAAGATCTTTATCGACTACCTGCGCAATGCGCGCGGCGCAAGTACGGTGGCCGCCTATTCGGTGCGCGCACGGCCCGGCCTGCCGGTATCGGTACCGGTGAGTCGAGAGGAGTTGAACGGTTTGCGCGGCGCCCAGCAGTGGACGGTGGCAAACCTGCATGAACGGTTGGATAAACTCAAAGCCGACCCGTGGGCCGGCTACGCCAATCGGCAGAAGATCACCAAGAAGATGTGGGACAAACTGGGCGCGAAACCACCCGCGTGA
- the efeB gene encoding iron uptake transporter deferrochelatase/peroxidase subunit has translation MSDSEQFSAQRRRVLLGMAATGAAIAGSSLSCPAMAAAAAEQVTTAPRSDKTQDHHDFFGKHQSGIVTPRPACGMLVAFDVLATDREDLERLFRTLNERISFLMTGGTVPQVDPKLPPTDSGILGPVVTPDNLTITVSVGESLFDERFGLTAVKPKRLSRMVGFPNDALEPAQCHGDLSLQFSSNTPDTNIHALRDIVKNLPDLLLVRWKQEGSVPPQAPAKPGEPAQSARNFLGFRDGSANPNSNDDKAMDQIVWVQPGSDEPAWAANGSYQAVRIIRNFVERWDRTPLQEQESIIGRIKPTGAPMDGDKETQVPDYSKDPEGKLTKLDAHIRLANPRTPQTQANLILRRPFNYSNGVNKNGQLDMGLLFICYQADLEKGFISVQTRLNGEPLEEYLKPVGGGYFFTLPGVTGPADFIGRTLLAATHPQTTANT, from the coding sequence ATGAGTGATTCAGAACAGTTTTCCGCGCAACGTCGCCGTGTCCTGTTGGGCATGGCGGCCACCGGCGCCGCGATTGCCGGCAGCAGCTTGAGCTGCCCGGCCATGGCGGCTGCGGCGGCCGAGCAAGTCACCACTGCACCACGCAGTGACAAGACGCAGGACCACCACGATTTTTTCGGCAAGCACCAGAGCGGCATCGTCACCCCACGCCCGGCCTGCGGCATGCTGGTGGCATTCGACGTACTGGCCACTGATCGCGAAGACCTGGAGCGTCTGTTTCGCACCTTGAACGAGCGCATCAGCTTCCTGATGACCGGCGGCACCGTGCCGCAGGTCGACCCGAAACTGCCGCCTACCGATTCCGGCATTCTGGGCCCGGTGGTCACGCCGGATAACCTGACCATCACCGTGTCCGTCGGCGAGTCGCTGTTCGATGAGCGCTTCGGCCTCACCGCCGTCAAACCCAAGCGCCTGAGCCGCATGGTCGGCTTCCCCAACGACGCATTGGAGCCGGCGCAGTGCCACGGCGACCTGAGCCTGCAGTTCAGCTCAAACACCCCGGACACCAATATCCACGCCCTGCGCGACATCGTCAAAAACCTGCCGGACCTGCTGCTGGTGCGCTGGAAACAGGAAGGCAGCGTGCCGCCGCAGGCGCCAGCCAAACCCGGCGAGCCTGCGCAGAGCGCGCGCAATTTTCTCGGTTTTCGTGACGGTTCGGCCAACCCGAACTCCAACGACGACAAGGCCATGGACCAGATTGTCTGGGTGCAGCCCGGCAGCGACGAACCCGCCTGGGCCGCCAACGGCAGCTACCAGGCCGTGCGCATCATCCGCAATTTCGTCGAGCGCTGGGACCGTACCCCGCTGCAAGAGCAGGAAAGCATTATCGGGCGCATCAAACCCACCGGCGCGCCCATGGATGGCGACAAGGAAACCCAGGTTCCCGACTACAGCAAGGACCCGGAAGGCAAGCTGACCAAGCTCGATGCTCACATCCGCCTGGCCAACCCGCGCACCCCGCAGACTCAGGCCAACCTGATCCTGCGTCGGCCGTTCAACTACTCCAACGGCGTCAATAAAAACGGTCAGCTGGACATGGGGCTGTTGTTCATCTGCTACCAGGCTGACCTGGAGAAAGGCTTTATCAGCGTGCAAACCCGGCTCAACGGCGAGCCTCTGGAGGAGTACCTCAAGCCAGTCGGCGGCGGGTATTTCTTCACCTTGCCGGGGGTCACCGGGCCTGCGGATTTCATCGGGCGCACGCTGCTCGCTGCAACGCACCCTCAAACCACTGCCAACACCTAA
- the efeO gene encoding iron uptake system protein EfeO — MKKSTIALSLLMTLSPLAAFAATAPLDLVGPVSDYKIYVTEEIGELVTQTKAFTDAINKGDLATAQKLYAPTRVHYESIEPIAELFSDLDASIDSRVDDHEKGVTAEDFTGFHRIEYVLFSEKTTKGLEALTAKLNTDVNDLKTRVDGLTFPPEKVVGGAAALLEEVAATKISGEEDRYSHTDLYDFQGNIDGAKKIVDLFRGQLEKQDKVFLTKVDKNFAAVDKILAKYKTKDGGFETYDKVKENDRKALVGPVNTLAEDLSTLRGKLGLN, encoded by the coding sequence ATGAAGAAGTCGACCATCGCGTTGTCGTTGTTAATGACCCTCTCGCCGCTGGCAGCATTCGCCGCTACCGCGCCTCTGGACCTGGTAGGCCCGGTGTCGGACTACAAGATCTACGTCACCGAAGAAATCGGTGAGCTGGTCACCCAGACCAAGGCGTTCACCGACGCTATCAATAAAGGCGACCTGGCAACCGCCCAGAAGCTCTACGCCCCGACCCGTGTTCACTACGAGTCCATCGAGCCGATCGCCGAGCTGTTCAGCGACCTCGACGCCTCGATTGACTCGCGCGTTGACGATCACGAAAAAGGCGTGACCGCCGAAGACTTCACCGGTTTCCACCGCATCGAGTACGTGCTGTTCTCCGAGAAGACCACCAAAGGCCTCGAAGCGCTGACCGCCAAACTCAACACTGACGTCAACGACCTGAAAACCCGGGTTGACGGCCTGACCTTCCCACCTGAGAAAGTGGTCGGCGGTGCTGCTGCCCTGCTGGAAGAAGTGGCTGCCACCAAGATTTCCGGTGAGGAAGACCGTTACAGCCACACCGACCTGTATGACTTCCAGGGCAACATCGACGGCGCGAAGAAAATCGTCGACCTGTTCCGTGGTCAGCTCGAGAAGCAAGACAAGGTCTTCCTGACCAAAGTCGACAAGAACTTCGCTGCCGTAGACAAAATCCTGGCCAAGTACAAAACCAAGGATGGCGGCTTTGAAACCTACGACAAAGTGAAGGAAAACGACCGCAAGGCCCTGGTAGGCCCGGTCAACACCTTGGCTGAAGACCTGTCGACCCTGCGCGGCAAGCTCGGCCTGAACTGA
- a CDS encoding nuclear transport factor 2 family protein: MSSKAPSSDADVRPPLPPFTRESAIEKVRLAEDGWNSRDPHRVSLAYTLDTQWRNRAEFAHNREEAKGFLTRKWAKELDYRLIKELWAFTGNRIAVRYAYEWHDDSGNWFRSYGNENWEFDENGLMANRFACINDLPIKASDRKFHWPLGRRPDDHPGLSDLGL, encoded by the coding sequence ATGTCATCCAAGGCACCGTCATCCGACGCAGACGTTCGCCCGCCGCTGCCACCGTTCACCCGCGAGTCGGCCATCGAAAAGGTTCGCCTGGCCGAAGACGGTTGGAATTCCCGCGACCCGCACCGCGTATCGCTGGCCTACACACTGGACACGCAATGGCGCAATCGCGCTGAATTTGCGCACAACCGCGAAGAGGCCAAGGGTTTTCTGACCCGCAAGTGGGCTAAAGAGCTGGACTATCGGCTGATCAAGGAATTGTGGGCCTTCACCGGTAACCGTATTGCCGTGCGCTATGCCTACGAATGGCACGACGATTCCGGTAACTGGTTCCGCTCCTACGGCAATGAAAACTGGGAATTCGACGAAAACGGTCTGATGGCCAACCGCTTTGCCTGCATCAATGACTTGCCGATCAAGGCGAGCGACCGCAAGTTTCACTGGCCGCTGGGTCGGCGCCCGGATGATCATCCGGGGCTGTCCGATCTCGGGCTTTAA
- the efeO gene encoding iron uptake system protein EfeO: MSNPTPQPALPSRALRWAVAGSVVVMIGAGALFYYASQLAAAKRQTNHNEIAVTIHGHACEPNALTVPAGHASFRIINRSDRAVEWEILDGVLVIEERENIAPGLSQVINANLLPGDYAITCGLLSNPRGTLHVTPTAESDAQAKAKPSMVAFIGPLSEFRVYLSGQGSALVKAVTALAQAIEAGDLAQAQALYVPAREAYQRLAPASQRLAELDNAINARADYFEKREQDPAFSGFHRLEYSLFQQHSLESLAPIAQRLVTDVTTLKQQLLAQSLPPEQLVSIVVRNLNSLADVRAASGEEERYSHIDLNGFAANLEAAHKVVELMRPLLTKSAADLLPKIDGALAAFDTELNALKVDGQYSRYDSVTADQRKQIADKAKALAVALDGIDPALGLSGLQ; the protein is encoded by the coding sequence TTGTCCAACCCAACCCCTCAACCGGCTCTGCCTTCCCGCGCCCTGCGCTGGGCGGTGGCCGGCTCGGTGGTCGTGATGATCGGCGCCGGTGCGCTGTTCTATTACGCCTCGCAATTGGCCGCCGCCAAACGTCAGACCAACCACAATGAAATCGCGGTGACCATCCATGGCCACGCCTGCGAACCCAACGCGTTGACCGTGCCCGCCGGGCACGCGAGCTTTCGCATCATCAACCGCTCCGACCGCGCGGTGGAGTGGGAAATCCTCGACGGCGTGCTGGTGATCGAGGAGCGCGAAAATATCGCCCCCGGCCTGAGCCAGGTGATCAACGCCAACCTGCTGCCCGGCGACTATGCAATCACCTGCGGGCTGTTGAGCAACCCGCGCGGCACGTTGCACGTGACGCCGACGGCTGAGTCCGACGCCCAGGCCAAGGCCAAGCCGTCGATGGTGGCGTTTATCGGCCCGCTGTCGGAGTTCCGCGTGTACCTGAGCGGCCAGGGCAGTGCGCTGGTCAAGGCCGTTACGGCGCTGGCCCAGGCCATTGAAGCCGGCGACCTGGCTCAGGCGCAGGCGCTCTACGTGCCGGCCCGTGAGGCCTACCAGCGCCTGGCGCCGGCTTCGCAACGCCTGGCCGAGCTGGATAACGCCATCAACGCACGCGCCGACTACTTTGAAAAACGCGAGCAAGACCCGGCGTTCAGCGGCTTCCATCGCCTCGAATACAGCCTGTTCCAGCAGCACAGCCTGGAGAGCCTGGCCCCGATTGCGCAACGCCTGGTCACCGACGTCACCACGCTCAAGCAACAACTGCTGGCCCAATCGCTGCCACCGGAACAACTGGTGAGCATTGTGGTGCGCAACCTCAACAGCCTGGCGGATGTACGCGCCGCCAGCGGTGAAGAGGAACGCTACAGCCACATCGACCTGAATGGCTTTGCCGCCAACCTGGAAGCCGCCCACAAGGTGGTCGAGCTGATGCGCCCGCTGCTGACCAAATCCGCAGCTGACCTGCTGCCGAAAATCGACGGTGCCCTCGCCGCCTTCGATACCGAGCTCAATGCGTTGAAAGTCGACGGCCAGTACAGCCGCTACGACAGCGTCACCGCCGATCAGCGCAAGCAGATCGCCGACAAGGCCAAGGCTCTGGCCGTTGCACTCGATGGAATCGACCCCGCCCTTGGCCTTTCCGGCCTGCAGTGA
- a CDS encoding TetR/AcrR family transcriptional regulator — translation MNELISNDTRDIILDVTEKLIYRHGIAATGMDLLVKTAGVSRKSIYRYFANKDELVIAALHRRDERWMHWLRSEVERSEGSGERLLALFDALKTWFGSADFRGCAFINTSGETGDPHDPVRLLAKAHKQKLFDYALQLCKAHGTPDPEQQAAQLLILIDGAITVALVMGDSTAADNARCMARTLLQL, via the coding sequence ATGAATGAATTAATCAGCAACGACACCCGCGATATTATCCTTGATGTCACCGAGAAGTTAATCTATCGCCATGGCATCGCCGCCACCGGCATGGACTTGCTGGTGAAAACCGCAGGCGTCTCGCGCAAAAGTATTTACCGGTACTTCGCCAATAAAGATGAGTTGGTGATTGCCGCCCTGCACCGCCGCGATGAGCGCTGGATGCACTGGCTGCGCAGCGAAGTCGAACGCAGTGAAGGCAGTGGAGAACGCCTGCTGGCGCTGTTCGACGCCCTCAAGACATGGTTTGGCTCGGCAGACTTTCGCGGGTGCGCCTTCATCAACACCAGCGGTGAAACCGGCGACCCGCACGACCCGGTACGCCTGCTGGCCAAGGCGCATAAACAAAAACTGTTCGATTACGCACTGCAACTGTGCAAAGCACATGGCACCCCCGACCCTGAACAGCAGGCCGCGCAACTGCTGATCTTGATCGACGGCGCCATTACCGTTGCCCTGGTGATGGGTGATTCAACAGCTGCTGATAATGCGCGCTGCATGGCGCGAACGTTATTGCAACTTTGA
- a CDS encoding PQQ-dependent sugar dehydrogenase codes for MLLRKTLLAAICATTLLPLAAVYAADAQQFPSEQGSITATPIVKGLDHPWAVAFLPGKQGFLVTERPGHLRFVSPDGKLSAPLTGVPQVWAKGQGGLLDVVLSPDFKQDRMVYLSYAEGGGEGGKAGTAVGRGRLADDLSGLKDFKVILRQEPKLSTGNHFGSRLAFDRDGYLFVTLGENNDRPTAQDLDKLQGKVVRIFPDGRVPEDNPFVGQQGVRPEIWSYGQRNPQGLALNPWSGTIWENEHGPRGGDEINIIERGKNYGWPLATHGINYSLTPIPEAKGKTVEGTVAPHHVWEKSPAISGMAFYDADRFKAWQHNLFIGALASQELIRLQFDGDKVIHEERLLAGLKARIRDVRQGPDGFLYVLTDEDNGVLYRVGLNQD; via the coding sequence ATGTTGCTACGCAAAACCCTTCTAGCCGCTATTTGCGCAACCACGCTGCTGCCACTGGCGGCGGTTTACGCCGCCGATGCCCAGCAATTCCCGAGCGAACAAGGCAGCATCACCGCGACCCCAATCGTCAAAGGCCTCGACCATCCCTGGGCAGTGGCGTTTCTGCCGGGCAAGCAAGGCTTTCTGGTGACCGAACGCCCAGGTCATCTGCGTTTTGTCAGCCCCGACGGCAAGCTTTCAGCACCGTTGACCGGCGTGCCCCAAGTGTGGGCCAAAGGGCAGGGCGGTTTGCTGGATGTGGTGCTGTCGCCGGACTTCAAGCAGGACCGCATGGTCTACCTGTCGTACGCCGAAGGCGGCGGCGAGGGTGGCAAGGCCGGCACTGCCGTCGGACGCGGGCGCTTGGCGGATGACCTGAGCGGCCTGAAGGATTTCAAAGTGATCCTGCGCCAGGAGCCCAAGCTGTCCACCGGCAATCACTTTGGCTCGCGGTTGGCCTTCGACCGCGATGGCTACCTGTTCGTGACCCTGGGTGAAAACAATGATCGCCCGACCGCCCAGGACCTGGACAAGTTGCAAGGCAAGGTGGTGCGGATCTTCCCGGACGGCCGCGTGCCAGAGGACAACCCTTTCGTTGGCCAACAGGGTGTACGCCCCGAGATCTGGTCCTACGGCCAGCGTAACCCGCAAGGCCTGGCGTTGAACCCCTGGAGTGGCACCATCTGGGAAAACGAACACGGCCCACGCGGTGGTGATGAAATCAACATCATCGAGCGCGGCAAGAATTACGGTTGGCCACTGGCGACCCACGGCATCAATTATTCGCTGACACCGATTCCCGAGGCCAAGGGCAAGACAGTGGAAGGCACCGTGGCGCCTCATCACGTCTGGGAGAAATCACCGGCGATCAGTGGCATGGCATTTTATGACGCCGACCGCTTCAAGGCGTGGCAGCACAACCTGTTCATTGGCGCACTGGCCAGCCAGGAGTTGATCCGCTTGCAGTTCGACGGCGACAAGGTGATCCATGAAGAGCGTTTGCTCGCAGGTTTGAAAGCGCGCATCCGCGATGTGCGGCAGGGGCCGGATGGGTTTCTGTATGTGCTGACTGATGAGGATAATGGTGTGCTGTATAGGGTCGGTCTGAATCAGGACTAA